One Streptomyces sp. CNQ-509 DNA window includes the following coding sequences:
- a CDS encoding FAD-dependent oxidoreductase — MHADVLVVGGGTGGVAAALGALRAGRSVILTEEYEWLGGQLTSQAVPPDEHTWIEQFGATASYRALRDGIRDYYRRHYPLTAAARAKPDLNPGAGHVSRLCHEPRVAVAVIDELLAPYRGAGRLTVLQPYRPVAAETDGDRVVSVTVERPGGGEPLVLTAPYVLDATETGELLPLTGTEYVTGFESGAETGEPSGPDEAQPLNMQAVSYCFAVDHVDGDHTIDRPASYGFWRDYEPEFWGAPLLSWRAPHPRTLELVEREFTPNPGDDPLAVVADQRRSGGDTNLWTFRRIAARDQFAPGTYASDVTLVNWPMVDYFEAPVIDVPDAAARLEEARGLSLSLLYWMQTEAPRPDGGTGFPGLRLRGDVTGGGADGLAMAPYIRESRRIRAEYTVVEQDLSLDVRGGKGAVSYPDSVGIGMYRIDLHPSTGRDTYIDVPSSPFEIPLGALLPQRTENLVPAGKNIGTTHITNGCYRLHPVEWNIGEAAGLLAAHCLTHGLTPRAVRNTPRLLQDFQRTLTAHGVELRWPDISGY, encoded by the coding sequence ATGCACGCGGACGTCCTCGTCGTCGGCGGCGGCACCGGAGGCGTCGCCGCAGCGCTCGGCGCGCTGCGCGCCGGCCGCTCGGTGATCCTCACCGAGGAGTACGAGTGGCTGGGCGGCCAGCTCACCAGCCAGGCCGTGCCCCCCGACGAGCACACCTGGATCGAGCAGTTCGGCGCCACCGCCTCGTACCGGGCGCTGCGCGACGGCATCCGCGACTACTACCGCCGCCACTACCCGCTCACGGCCGCCGCCCGCGCCAAGCCGGACCTCAACCCGGGTGCCGGGCACGTCAGCCGGCTCTGCCACGAGCCGCGGGTGGCCGTCGCGGTGATCGACGAGCTGCTGGCCCCGTACCGCGGCGCGGGCCGGCTGACCGTGCTGCAGCCCTACCGCCCGGTGGCCGCGGAGACGGACGGCGACCGGGTCGTCTCGGTGACGGTGGAGCGCCCCGGCGGCGGCGAGCCGCTGGTGCTCACCGCGCCGTACGTGCTGGACGCCACCGAGACCGGCGAACTGCTGCCGCTGACCGGCACCGAGTACGTCACCGGCTTCGAGTCCGGCGCCGAGACCGGCGAGCCCAGCGGCCCGGACGAGGCACAGCCGCTCAACATGCAGGCGGTGTCGTACTGCTTCGCGGTCGACCACGTCGACGGCGACCACACCATCGACCGGCCCGCCTCGTACGGCTTCTGGCGCGACTACGAGCCGGAGTTCTGGGGCGCTCCGCTGCTCTCCTGGCGGGCCCCGCACCCGCGGACGCTGGAGCTGGTGGAGCGCGAGTTCACCCCGAACCCGGGCGACGACCCGCTCGCCGTCGTCGCCGACCAGCGGCGCAGCGGCGGGGACACGAACCTGTGGACGTTCCGGCGGATCGCCGCCCGCGACCAGTTCGCGCCCGGGACGTACGCCAGCGACGTCACGCTCGTCAACTGGCCGATGGTCGACTACTTCGAGGCCCCGGTGATCGACGTGCCGGACGCGGCGGCGCGGCTGGAGGAAGCCCGCGGGCTGTCGCTGTCGCTGCTGTACTGGATGCAGACCGAGGCCCCGCGGCCCGACGGCGGCACCGGCTTCCCCGGCCTGCGGCTGCGCGGCGACGTCACCGGCGGCGGCGCGGACGGGCTGGCGATGGCCCCGTACATCCGCGAATCGCGGCGCATCCGGGCCGAGTACACCGTCGTGGAGCAGGACCTGTCGCTCGACGTGCGCGGCGGCAAGGGTGCGGTGAGCTACCCGGACTCGGTCGGCATCGGCATGTACCGCATCGACCTGCACCCCTCCACCGGCCGCGACACCTACATCGACGTGCCGTCCAGCCCGTTCGAGATCCCGCTCGGCGCGCTGCTTCCGCAGCGCACGGAGAACCTGGTCCCCGCCGGCAAGAACATCGGCACCACCCACATCACCAACGGCTGCTACCGCCTGCACCCCGTCGAGTGGAACATCGGCGAGGCCGCCGGGCTGCTCGCGGCCCACTGCCTCACGCACGGCCTCACCCCCCGCGCCGTACGCAACACCCCCCGCCTTCTCCAGGACTTCCAGCGCACGCTGACCGCCCACGGCGTCGAACTGCGCTGGCCCGACATCAGCGGTTACTGA